Below is a window of bacterium DNA.
ACCGTTCTTTTTTCAAGTGAAAATTAAAATTTCTCAGCTCATCCATTCTTTCATTTTACCCAAAAAATCCCGCTGAGTTAAATTCAAGGATAGTGGTGTCAAAGACGCATAGCCTGCTGCCACGGCATTGGCATCTGCATCCGGACTATCATCCAATACTTGAGCATCTTCCAGGGAAAGCCAGTAGTAGTCACGCCCGCGGGGATCTTTTCGCTTCTCATAGCTGTCATTATATTGATACACCGATTGAAAGGTGGTCTTCAATCCTTTGATCGCTTCTTGCGGAAGACTGGGGACGTTCAAATTAAGCATGACGCCTTTGGGCAGTCCTTTTTCAAGCATCATGGCTGCCACCTGCCTGGCATAAAATTGAGCCGGACGAAAATCCTGTTTATTCTTCAGGGTTCCCATCGAAACCGCCAAACTGGGAATCCCATAAATAGCGCCTTCCATAGCTGCTGAGACGGTCCCGGAATACAACACATTGGTTCCGGTATTGGGTCCCGGGTTCACGCCGGATACCACCAGCTGAGGCGGTTTGGCAATTAAGTTGCTCAATGCCAGTTTAACGCAATCCGCCGGGGTGCCATTAACCGCTCTTCCGAAAACATCCCCGTTTTTATAAATATCAAAAACCCGTAAAATGTGCAGCATGGTGATCGCATGACCGGCAGCGCTCCGCTCGGTATCCGGGGCCACGACTTCAATATCGCCTAATTCCTGCATCACTTCTGCCAAGGCTGCCAATCCAGGTGCATGGATACCATCATCATTGGTAATCAAAATTTTAGGTTTGTTTGACATGATAAAAATTCCTTTGTAAAAAAAGTAGGGGCGACCGGCCGGTCGCCCCTACAAATTATTTCAAATTATTTTCAAATAAAAATTATTTCTTTTTCTCCGGCGCGGCTTTTTCTACCGGTTTGTCTTTATCAACATTTTTAGGATTGGCGGCGCCATATTTCTT
It encodes the following:
- the surE gene encoding 5'/3'-nucleotidase SurE — translated: MSNKPKILITNDDGIHAPGLAALAEVMQELGDIEVVAPDTERSAAGHAITMLHILRVFDIYKNGDVFGRAVNGTPADCVKLALSNLIAKPPQLVVSGVNPGPNTGTNVLYSGTVSAAMEGAIYGIPSLAVSMGTLKNKQDFRPAQFYARQVAAMMLEKGLPKGVMLNLNVPSLPQEAIKGLKTTFQSVYQYNDSYEKRKDPRGRDYYWLSLEDAQVLDDSPDADANAVAAGYASLTPLSLNLTQRDFLGKMKEWMS